From Phaeocystidibacter marisrubri, the proteins below share one genomic window:
- a CDS encoding HNH endonuclease has product MPTLHKEEKWVELSFPSNQSPNKSYAVSNHGRVRVFDVDIKQGRILRGGIIGGYPSLKIRIDRKDKTFYIHKLVGEYFVDGQSEERSKLIHLDFDKKNNHVSNLRWVTKAEALNHHKENPAVIAAKKIQAQYVPEVGHKLTTTDVMRIKKKIWDPNRKTRLRLIAKQFGISEMQLYRIKSGENWSHIRVENEPDHTLKKK; this is encoded by the coding sequence ATGCCAACACTTCACAAAGAGGAGAAGTGGGTAGAACTTTCTTTTCCATCGAACCAATCGCCAAACAAAAGTTACGCTGTTTCTAACCATGGCCGAGTAAGAGTATTTGATGTTGATATCAAACAAGGTCGCATTCTCCGAGGCGGCATTATTGGTGGATATCCTTCCTTAAAGATTCGTATCGATCGAAAAGATAAAACGTTCTATATCCATAAGTTAGTAGGAGAGTACTTTGTTGATGGACAAAGCGAAGAAAGAAGTAAACTCATCCACTTGGATTTTGACAAGAAGAACAACCACGTGTCCAATCTAAGGTGGGTGACCAAAGCCGAAGCGCTCAATCATCACAAAGAGAATCCAGCCGTGATTGCTGCCAAAAAAATACAAGCTCAGTACGTACCTGAAGTGGGACACAAACTCACTACAACAGATGTGATGCGTATCAAGAAGAAGATTTGGGATCCCAATCGGAAAACGCGACTTCGCTTGATCGCCAAGCAATTTGGTATTTCAGAAATGCAATTGTACCGAATTAAATCTGGCGAAAACTGGAGTCACATTCGTGTTGAAAACGAACCGGATCATACCTTAAAAAAGAAGTGA
- a CDS encoding DUF456 domain-containing protein, with protein sequence MDYLLYFLSFIFILAGIAGSILPVLPGPPLGWIGLLLFSFTAESSFSTSFLIWTAIAAAIITALDYVIPVWGTKKFGGTKAGVRGSTVGLLIGVFFAPFGLISVIIGPMIGAYVGEMMQDKDSSKALKSAIGSFIGFLLGSGMKLIYGCLALYWAIAEFF encoded by the coding sequence ATGGATTATCTACTTTATTTCCTCTCTTTCATCTTCATACTCGCGGGAATCGCTGGAAGTATTTTACCTGTTTTACCGGGACCTCCCCTGGGGTGGATCGGACTCCTACTCTTCTCATTTACCGCGGAATCAAGCTTTTCAACCTCCTTTCTGATATGGACTGCAATTGCCGCAGCGATAATCACAGCCTTGGATTATGTAATTCCGGTTTGGGGGACTAAGAAATTCGGTGGAACGAAAGCGGGAGTAAGAGGGTCAACCGTAGGTCTTCTCATCGGCGTTTTCTTCGCTCCTTTTGGATTAATCTCAGTGATTATTGGACCGATGATTGGTGCCTATGTTGGAGAGATGATGCAAGATAAGGACTCGTCAAAAGCCTTGAAATCAGCCATCGGTTCCTTTATTGGATTCCTGTTGGGGTCGGGTATGAAGTTGATTTATGGTTGTTTGGCGCTGTATTGGGCTATTGCCGAGTTCTTTTGA
- a CDS encoding CoA-binding protein: MNTNLKHEVVAILGAHPSPSRYAYLAADSLLSKGHTVIPIGRREGVTAGGLSIQTDPSTLIGQNVDTVTLYINPTIQEDYKELIAKVHPRRVIFNPGTENMEWAKELEAQGIEADMACTLVLLSTGQY, from the coding sequence ATGAACACAAATCTAAAACATGAAGTAGTAGCAATCCTAGGAGCTCACCCGAGTCCTTCAAGATATGCTTATTTGGCTGCCGATTCCCTACTATCCAAAGGTCATACTGTTATTCCAATAGGTCGTCGTGAAGGCGTAACAGCAGGCGGACTCTCAATTCAGACTGATCCATCTACCTTGATCGGACAAAATGTGGACACTGTGACGCTTTACATTAATCCTACTATACAAGAGGATTACAAAGAATTGATTGCCAAAGTTCATCCCAGACGCGTCATTTTTAATCCAGGTACTGAAAACATGGAGTGGGCGAAGGAGTTAGAAGCGCAAGGTATCGAAGCTGATATGGCTTGTACACTCGTGCTGTTGTCTACAGGGCAGTATTAA
- a CDS encoding ABC transporter ATP-binding protein, whose translation MIDQLSWNSLSYTYDGRTTLSFPDGVVHRGEMIAVIGNSGSGKSTWMQLLSGILAIQEGNILYGTTSLLRKSETQRDKLRSRHIGLIFQKNHFLNDLSVQDNLMLPSYAVRQKPDVSFITEHAEKLSVSHLLQSKPSECSVGELQRLSILRTLSTKPSFILADEPTSALDDVNASAILDIFETISKEQNIGILIVTHDQRVKSRVSNTIQIGK comes from the coding sequence ATGATTGATCAACTTAGTTGGAATTCACTTTCATATACGTACGACGGAAGAACGACCCTTTCCTTTCCAGATGGAGTGGTTCATCGCGGAGAGATGATAGCCGTTATCGGAAATTCTGGTAGTGGCAAAAGTACTTGGATGCAGCTTCTTTCTGGTATTTTGGCCATTCAAGAAGGCAACATACTCTACGGAACCACTTCCCTACTTCGCAAATCGGAAACGCAGCGCGACAAACTCCGGTCTCGACATATCGGACTCATCTTTCAAAAGAATCACTTTTTGAATGACTTGTCCGTGCAAGACAATCTCATGCTCCCAAGTTACGCGGTTCGTCAGAAGCCTGACGTGAGCTTCATCACTGAGCATGCGGAGAAGTTATCCGTTTCTCATTTACTACAATCGAAGCCCAGTGAATGTTCAGTAGGTGAACTACAACGCTTGTCTATACTGCGTACCTTAAGTACAAAACCATCTTTCATATTGGCGGATGAACCTACAAGTGCCCTAGACGATGTAAATGCTAGTGCCATTTTGGACATTTTCGAGACCATCTCGAAAGAACAAAACATTGGAATCCTCATTGTCACCCATGATCAGCGTGTTAAGAGCAGAGTTTCAAATACCATACAAATAGGAAAATGA
- a CDS encoding ABC transporter permease, which translates to MTTLKLAVLQLWNRKTRLIVQWVMVILGFGLISGFFTLQSSVDDQLVSDLGDVNQVWTAKGSPLQGLLANVYHMDAPLGNIALQEVKPWLKNPMVERASLIGYGDTYKGRRILGTDSTWKSIYNLTLSDGSWPVNTMDVVLSKSLSSELGLSIGDNFQGQHGESADEHHHEEKYHVVGLFDNSQTVADRLLITPLSSVWHVHHISEEEQAVTAVLVKTNSPMAMFQLPRVINEKSTFQAILPSIEVNRIYALLGNTKSAFIVLSVLFLLLGVFSISITLYEVMRAQQFDHTLLRVFGLSPRRLGAMIYLQAFFITSSGWVIGVGIIKLIQVLYRSQIAQKFGVNLAPPTLTPTDIYLFSLAVLLALVVSVPVIIRIFKMTIHKNIKNA; encoded by the coding sequence ATGACCACGCTTAAGCTGGCTGTTCTTCAGCTATGGAATCGCAAAACTCGATTGATTGTACAATGGGTCATGGTGATTCTAGGATTTGGCTTAATCTCAGGCTTTTTTACACTGCAATCCAGTGTAGATGATCAATTGGTATCCGACTTAGGGGATGTAAATCAGGTTTGGACTGCCAAAGGCTCTCCTTTACAGGGATTACTTGCCAATGTGTATCACATGGATGCTCCACTCGGAAATATCGCTTTGCAGGAAGTGAAACCATGGTTGAAGAATCCCATGGTTGAACGGGCCTCGCTTATAGGGTATGGCGACACCTACAAAGGCCGCAGAATTCTGGGAACAGATAGCACTTGGAAGTCCATTTATAACCTAACATTATCTGATGGGAGTTGGCCTGTCAACACCATGGATGTCGTTCTTTCCAAATCCCTTTCTTCAGAATTAGGTCTTTCAATTGGAGATAATTTTCAAGGTCAACATGGCGAATCTGCTGACGAGCATCATCATGAAGAGAAATACCATGTAGTAGGTTTGTTCGACAACTCACAAACTGTGGCAGATCGATTGCTCATCACGCCGCTTTCTAGCGTGTGGCATGTCCATCACATATCTGAAGAAGAACAAGCTGTAACCGCTGTTTTAGTCAAGACAAATTCCCCAATGGCTATGTTCCAATTGCCACGGGTAATCAATGAAAAGTCTACATTCCAAGCCATCTTACCCAGTATTGAAGTCAACCGCATTTACGCACTACTCGGCAATACCAAGAGTGCATTCATCGTGTTGAGCGTGCTTTTCCTATTACTTGGGGTATTCAGCATTTCCATCACCCTTTACGAAGTGATGCGTGCTCAACAATTTGACCATACCCTTTTGAGGGTTTTTGGACTCTCTCCACGGCGATTAGGTGCCATGATTTACCTTCAAGCCTTTTTTATTACGTCCTCGGGCTGGGTGATTGGTGTTGGAATCATCAAGTTGATTCAAGTGCTTTACAGAAGTCAAATCGCTCAAAAATTCGGCGTCAACCTTGCACCTCCCACACTCACACCTACAGATATTTACTTGTTTTCTCTTGCAGTGCTACTTGCACTTGTAGTGTCGGTTCCTGTAATCATCCGTATCTTTAAAATGACGATCCACAAGAATATAAAGAATGCGTAA
- a CDS encoding DUF3299 domain-containing protein: MKNFIHLLILLWLPLSAEAQQVIKWEDLNKVEFVEFYDRDRSDWSLKAEYSPEILGLDSTSVQITGYIIPLDVQGDDYALSAFAFSSCFFCGGAGPETVMGLSFRDVPDRMSTDDVVKLKGVLRVRELPGQGFHYQLDQVEIIRRY; this comes from the coding sequence ATGAAAAACTTCATACATCTGTTAATCCTGCTATGGCTTCCTCTTTCTGCCGAAGCTCAACAGGTTATTAAATGGGAAGATTTAAACAAGGTTGAATTTGTAGAGTTCTACGATAGAGATCGCAGCGATTGGTCGCTCAAAGCGGAATACTCACCTGAAATTCTAGGACTTGATAGCACTTCGGTGCAGATTACTGGCTATATCATTCCCTTAGATGTTCAAGGTGACGACTATGCCTTATCTGCCTTTGCATTCAGTTCTTGCTTCTTTTGTGGAGGGGCTGGACCTGAAACGGTTATGGGCTTATCCTTTCGAGATGTCCCTGATCGAATGTCTACCGATGACGTCGTAAAGCTCAAAGGAGTTTTGCGCGTAAGAGAGTTGCCTGGACAAGGGTTTCATTATCAATTAGATCAGGTTGAAATTATTCGTAGATATTAA
- a CDS encoding alpha/beta hydrolase, translating into MKKRRTLLVLGLLAVIFWFLGPSPNRPDYENASFQTNLSFDGSLSRIQDWNDSLPFKQGCEPYLYLKDSAKTPYCILYLHGFSATPEEGAPTHTQMADTFGFNLFAPTLFDHGLVTDNPLLHYTATGAWHTALQALSIAHGLGDSILIVCTSTGAPLGLRLANLDPTVAGLVFYSPNVTPADPNARLLNGHWGETIARLVLGSRMRDVGVEDEYYQMYWDKFYRIESLPEMQELCESAFEDDAVTATRTPVFIVAWYESDTSQDNVVSVEHMRWLAENLGSKRVVFETFPAGSHVIANGKYSLSQEEVLSRSIHFIRSLGILSRNVADTTLLR; encoded by the coding sequence GTGAAAAAGCGCCGTACTCTTTTAGTGCTTGGATTGCTAGCAGTGATTTTCTGGTTTTTAGGCCCTTCTCCAAACAGACCCGATTACGAAAATGCATCCTTTCAGACGAACCTCTCATTTGACGGAAGTTTGTCTCGTATTCAGGATTGGAATGATTCGCTTCCTTTTAAACAAGGATGTGAACCATATCTGTATTTAAAAGACAGCGCTAAAACACCCTATTGCATTCTCTACTTGCACGGTTTTAGCGCAACTCCTGAAGAAGGCGCTCCAACCCATACCCAAATGGCCGACACCTTCGGTTTTAACTTGTTTGCTCCTACGCTCTTCGATCACGGGTTGGTGACAGATAATCCACTACTTCATTACACTGCAACCGGAGCATGGCACACTGCGCTTCAAGCGCTTTCTATAGCACATGGATTGGGTGATTCCATCTTGATTGTATGTACCTCTACTGGAGCTCCATTAGGGTTGCGACTAGCGAATTTAGACCCAACGGTTGCCGGACTTGTGTTTTACTCGCCCAATGTTACACCTGCCGACCCCAATGCCCGACTCTTAAATGGCCACTGGGGTGAAACTATTGCTCGATTGGTTTTGGGATCGAGAATGCGCGATGTGGGCGTTGAAGACGAATACTACCAAATGTATTGGGACAAATTCTACAGGATTGAATCGCTTCCTGAAATGCAGGAACTCTGTGAATCAGCATTTGAAGACGACGCGGTTACAGCCACAAGAACACCTGTTTTCATTGTAGCATGGTATGAAAGTGATACGTCACAAGACAATGTAGTTAGTGTTGAACACATGAGGTGGCTCGCCGAAAACTTAGGCTCCAAGCGCGTTGTATTTGAAACGTTTCCAGCAGGTTCGCACGTGATTGCCAATGGCAAATACAGTCTTTCTCAAGAGGAAGTGCTTTCAAGGAGTATTCATTTCATCCGCTCATTAGGTATTCTATCACGCAACGTTGCAGACACCACATTGCTTCGTTAA
- a CDS encoding BatA domain-containing protein — translation MDFINPYMLWGLLGISIPIAIHLLQLKRYKTLYFSDIRFLKEVQQSAKKQQRIQHWIILLCRIIAWGSLTIAFALPFFPKESNPSISTNDILIYVDNSPSMSLKSGEGPLWSQAKQAAQQIVENYPNASFHILTSTLDGSDAVPLNATAAGRKINEITLSENSISWTDLAKRISTYGLKDSALFFVLTDGQSSAIENFNTHNQPIKWIPYLFEPSGSISNISIDSAWISTPVILPGQSVDVHYSIHAFGENPTQTQVELWVGNEVRGTLSIEIEPHTPKTGKFSFSAPQQQHIPVEIRIKDESVHFDDHYPIAIDTRKNLSFLDIRNPNGEFLPLESYISDSSSTVDVVSFQNIPFGSLSNYDLVVVEPTSQWPTGLAPSLSDALESGASVLVFPSGPTNAELQSLGLAPFYQSDTLKVRDIEIKSNDPFYSGVFYESTDRVKMPAVSFEYQIDNQYVRLGAKSLLSRSNGAPSLIRYPSGIGQVYQWNAHPNKHYGTSDLYPVLLYQMAIFKESKPWYSFDLDHSEWLRIPVAMRGDHIVEIVQDSLVSIPEQKVSGKYVDVNTKVDILHSGMAELKSEDEILGLIAYHANRRESDVRRLSTNDIESILETNSADFTVFEVSNSSEIDTAINEMNSPDSQSNLWIYLVIVVLLLEMILWRRPKA, via the coding sequence ATGGATTTTATCAACCCCTATATGCTTTGGGGATTGCTGGGGATCAGCATTCCAATCGCTATTCATCTTCTTCAACTGAAGAGGTATAAGACGCTTTATTTTAGCGATATACGATTTCTAAAAGAAGTTCAGCAATCTGCCAAAAAGCAACAACGCATTCAGCATTGGATCATTCTATTGTGCAGGATAATAGCATGGGGATCGCTTACCATCGCATTTGCCCTTCCCTTTTTTCCAAAAGAGTCGAATCCATCGATCTCCACCAATGATATTCTCATTTATGTAGATAATTCTCCAAGCATGTCTCTCAAATCTGGTGAGGGGCCGCTGTGGTCGCAGGCTAAGCAAGCTGCGCAACAAATCGTAGAGAATTACCCTAATGCATCCTTTCACATCTTGACTTCAACGCTGGATGGTTCTGATGCCGTCCCGTTAAATGCAACAGCTGCAGGTAGGAAGATCAATGAAATCACACTTTCAGAAAACTCCATCAGTTGGACGGATTTAGCCAAGCGAATCTCAACCTATGGCTTAAAAGACTCAGCTCTTTTCTTCGTGCTTACAGATGGGCAATCATCTGCAATTGAGAATTTTAATACGCATAACCAACCCATTAAATGGATTCCATACCTATTTGAACCAAGCGGAAGCATCTCTAATATTTCAATTGACAGCGCCTGGATATCTACTCCTGTTATCTTACCAGGGCAGTCTGTTGACGTACACTATTCCATCCATGCGTTTGGAGAAAACCCTACACAAACACAGGTGGAGTTATGGGTTGGAAACGAAGTAAGGGGGACTCTATCTATTGAAATTGAACCCCATACTCCAAAAACAGGTAAATTTTCTTTTTCAGCTCCTCAACAGCAGCATATTCCGGTTGAGATAAGAATCAAAGATGAGAGTGTTCACTTTGACGATCATTACCCAATCGCCATAGATACTCGAAAAAATTTGAGCTTCTTGGATATTCGGAATCCGAATGGAGAGTTTTTGCCACTAGAGAGTTATATCTCAGATTCGAGTTCTACCGTAGATGTTGTGAGCTTTCAAAACATTCCTTTCGGAAGTCTGTCTAATTACGATTTGGTGGTCGTAGAACCTACGTCCCAATGGCCTACAGGTCTTGCTCCTTCTCTTTCGGATGCTTTAGAGTCGGGTGCTTCAGTACTTGTCTTTCCAAGCGGTCCTACTAATGCCGAGTTACAATCATTAGGACTTGCTCCATTTTATCAATCCGACACCCTTAAGGTTCGCGATATTGAGATAAAAAGCAATGACCCTTTTTATTCGGGTGTCTTTTATGAGAGTACCGACAGAGTCAAAATGCCCGCCGTATCCTTTGAGTATCAAATTGATAATCAATACGTGCGTTTGGGTGCGAAATCTCTATTATCAAGAAGCAATGGCGCTCCGTCACTCATTCGATATCCAAGTGGTATTGGTCAGGTTTATCAATGGAATGCCCATCCAAACAAGCATTACGGCACCAGCGATTTATATCCTGTATTGCTCTATCAAATGGCGATTTTCAAGGAATCAAAACCTTGGTACAGCTTTGACTTAGATCATTCGGAATGGCTTCGAATTCCTGTTGCCATGCGCGGTGATCACATTGTTGAGATTGTACAGGATAGCCTCGTATCCATACCTGAACAGAAAGTTTCTGGAAAGTATGTAGATGTGAATACGAAAGTGGATATTCTTCACTCGGGTATGGCAGAATTGAAGTCTGAGGATGAAATTTTAGGGCTGATTGCTTACCATGCCAACAGACGAGAAAGCGACGTGAGAAGGCTATCTACCAATGACATTGAGAGCATCTTAGAAACCAATTCCGCAGACTTTACCGTATTTGAAGTCAGTAATTCTTCGGAAATAGACACGGCGATTAACGAAATGAATTCCCCTGATTCCCAATCGAATTTGTGGATCTATCTCGTAATTGTGGTTCTTCTTTTAGAAATGATTCTTTGGAGACGTCCAAAAGCATAA
- a CDS encoding dihydroorotase has translation MTSILLRSARVIDTRSPYHNSVVDILIKDEQIVAIGENLEADDATRVHDLSGACISPGWVEMHSSFADPGFEEREHIISGANAALKGGFSTVCLTPSTSPIVQSKSDIEYIYAKAQGTPINLFPLGALSKNMSGEEMTEMYDMFGAGAVGFSDDKNPIKNPNLLRMALLYAKPHEMPIVDFPFEPLLASAGQMNEGHTGTYLGMKGIPNLSEELIVARDLELAAYTEGHIHLSSISTKGSVDRIRKAKENGIHVTCDVNLYNLILTDEVLRDYDSMYKVLPPLRNTEDKAALIEAVNDGTIDAIAVDHIPFDVEHKKCEFEHASFGMAYLEHAFGLYGAHLSEVISLDRWVECVAHGPRDSYNLGAIEIVEGSPAEFTIYNETTTWSDRVTDTASIAYNQPFTKVELKGKVSGIFNKGEYFPV, from the coding sequence ATGACAAGCATTCTTCTCCGCAGTGCGCGAGTAATAGATACGCGCTCACCTTACCACAACAGTGTAGTAGATATCCTGATCAAGGATGAACAGATCGTTGCTATTGGCGAAAATCTTGAAGCAGATGATGCTACGCGAGTACACGATTTAAGCGGAGCATGTATTTCTCCGGGTTGGGTTGAAATGCACAGCAGTTTTGCTGATCCAGGTTTTGAAGAGCGAGAGCACATTATCTCTGGTGCAAATGCCGCTTTAAAAGGTGGTTTTAGCACCGTTTGCTTGACGCCGTCAACCTCGCCTATCGTTCAGAGTAAAAGTGATATTGAGTATATCTACGCGAAAGCTCAAGGCACACCGATTAACCTGTTCCCGCTTGGAGCACTTTCTAAGAACATGTCGGGAGAAGAGATGACGGAGATGTACGACATGTTTGGAGCAGGTGCTGTAGGGTTTTCAGATGACAAGAATCCAATCAAGAACCCTAACCTACTTCGTATGGCTCTGCTCTATGCTAAGCCGCACGAAATGCCCATTGTCGATTTTCCTTTTGAACCCCTCCTCGCTTCTGCGGGTCAGATGAATGAAGGACATACTGGTACATATTTAGGGATGAAGGGAATTCCAAACTTGAGTGAAGAGCTGATTGTCGCCCGAGATTTGGAATTGGCAGCTTATACCGAAGGTCACATTCACTTGTCTTCTATTTCTACTAAAGGATCTGTTGACCGAATACGAAAAGCCAAAGAGAACGGAATTCACGTGACCTGTGATGTGAATTTGTACAATTTGATCCTTACTGACGAAGTTTTGAGAGACTACGACAGTATGTACAAAGTGCTTCCTCCTTTGAGAAATACCGAGGACAAAGCCGCGCTCATTGAAGCGGTAAACGATGGCACTATTGACGCCATTGCAGTAGATCACATTCCTTTTGATGTAGAACACAAGAAGTGTGAATTTGAGCACGCTTCATTCGGCATGGCCTATCTAGAGCATGCATTTGGGCTTTACGGAGCTCACCTATCGGAAGTGATTTCGCTCGACCGTTGGGTGGAATGCGTGGCGCATGGACCGAGAGATTCATATAATCTAGGTGCGATAGAAATTGTAGAAGGTAGCCCAGCTGAATTCACCATCTACAACGAAACCACCACTTGGAGTGATCGCGTAACTGACACAGCTAGTATCGCTTATAATCAACCCTTTACCAAAGTTGAGTTGAAAGGAAAAGTGAGCGGAATCTTCAACAAAGGAGAGTACTTCCCTGTTTAG
- a CDS encoding MBL fold metallo-hydrolase translates to MEVILSGTGTSQGVPVIGCDCTVCKSTDTHNVRLRTAAIIQMSNGLNIQIDCGPDFRQQILANDIHSLEHILLTHEHMDHIAGMDDVRAFNFSNRVDMNVYGTGQVLARIRHHFDYAFSRVPYPGAPRIVTNVIDSNPFQLNDVIVQPIPVWHGKWPVMGFRIGNFAYITDVNAIPASSLELLTELDVLVLGVLHQKQHHSHYHLEEGIKVAKLIGANRTIFTHISHQMGLHDEVSAELPTGIELGYDGMRIHVHQE, encoded by the coding sequence ATGGAAGTAATATTGTCTGGTACCGGAACATCGCAAGGCGTCCCAGTTATAGGCTGTGATTGTACCGTTTGTAAGTCGACTGACACTCACAATGTTCGACTGAGAACTGCCGCGATTATTCAAATGTCTAATGGACTCAATATTCAAATAGACTGTGGTCCAGACTTTCGTCAACAAATACTGGCAAATGATATTCATTCACTTGAACACATTCTGTTGACACATGAGCACATGGACCATATCGCTGGAATGGACGATGTGCGGGCTTTTAACTTTTCTAACAGGGTGGACATGAATGTGTATGGAACCGGACAGGTATTGGCCAGGATTCGCCACCATTTTGATTATGCCTTTTCTAGAGTTCCCTATCCTGGAGCACCTCGGATTGTAACGAATGTGATTGACTCTAATCCATTTCAATTGAATGATGTGATTGTTCAACCTATTCCAGTGTGGCATGGCAAATGGCCAGTCATGGGATTTAGAATCGGAAACTTTGCGTACATCACAGATGTGAACGCCATTCCCGCTTCTTCTCTCGAATTGTTGACAGAATTAGATGTGCTCGTTTTGGGCGTTCTTCACCAAAAACAGCATCATTCCCATTATCATCTAGAAGAAGGAATAAAGGTGGCTAAGCTCATTGGTGCCAATCGAACGATTTTCACACACATCAGTCATCAAATGGGATTGCATGACGAGGTTTCCGCGGAGCTTCCAACAGGAATTGAACTGGGATACGACGGGATGCGTATCCATGTACATCAGGAATAA
- a CDS encoding TonB-dependent receptor has product MDRLILNPAQKALKINLDPNIYGTFAEIGAGQETVRHFFRAGGASGTIAKAMSAYDKDFSDAIYGKEKDNRYVTEERLRKMLDHEYKLMNDRLSRDKHPDKRFFTFANTVATINFAKTFKGHGWLGLRFQTSPEKLPNEIILHIRMHENEARYQQETIGAMGVNLIHGAFHLWEDPKELLVSLYDNISRDAIEVDMINFIGPDFEDVDNRLMSLQLIKNGFTDAVIFGPEGNNLLPAELLYKKNVLALRGSFRPVTKVNIDMIKKGYRMFVKERKVDRENLVVLFEITLNNLLAEGEIDEQDFLDRAEILCSLGQTVLISNYQEYYKLVDYFGRFTSKRSGLIMGIPNLEEIFNEKYYRNLNGGILEAFGKIFSKDIKIYVYPFKPTSKSKLTTSKNLKVHPRFRPIFDYLIYNGRIVDIEDFDESILHVFSREVLSKIKNGESGWEESLPAYVDNIIKEKGLFGCEVVKEKANN; this is encoded by the coding sequence ATGGATCGCTTAATTCTCAACCCAGCGCAAAAAGCGTTGAAGATTAATCTTGACCCGAACATTTACGGCACCTTTGCCGAAATCGGAGCTGGTCAAGAGACTGTTCGTCACTTCTTTAGAGCAGGTGGTGCTTCCGGCACCATCGCAAAGGCCATGTCTGCATACGACAAGGATTTCTCTGATGCCATTTACGGCAAAGAGAAAGACAATCGCTATGTAACGGAAGAGCGCCTTCGCAAAATGCTCGATCACGAATACAAGCTCATGAATGATCGCTTGAGTCGTGATAAGCACCCTGACAAACGCTTCTTCACTTTTGCGAATACAGTGGCTACGATCAACTTTGCCAAGACCTTCAAAGGACATGGTTGGTTGGGGTTGCGTTTCCAGACTTCTCCTGAAAAATTGCCAAATGAAATCATTCTGCACATACGAATGCACGAGAATGAGGCACGCTATCAACAGGAGACCATTGGCGCTATGGGTGTTAATCTCATCCATGGAGCTTTCCATCTTTGGGAAGATCCAAAGGAGCTCTTAGTTTCGCTTTACGACAACATTTCTAGAGATGCCATCGAAGTGGACATGATCAATTTCATTGGTCCAGACTTCGAAGATGTGGACAACCGATTGATGAGTTTGCAGCTTATCAAGAACGGGTTCACCGACGCTGTCATCTTTGGTCCAGAAGGAAATAACCTCCTTCCAGCCGAGCTGCTCTACAAAAAGAATGTACTCGCCTTGCGCGGATCTTTCCGCCCAGTTACCAAGGTGAATATCGATATGATTAAAAAGGGATACCGAATGTTCGTTAAAGAACGAAAGGTAGACCGCGAAAACCTTGTTGTACTCTTTGAAATCACCCTTAACAACTTGTTAGCCGAAGGTGAAATTGACGAACAAGACTTCTTGGATAGAGCTGAGATACTCTGTTCACTTGGACAAACTGTTCTCATCTCTAACTATCAAGAATACTACAAGTTGGTGGATTATTTCGGAAGATTTACTTCCAAGCGTTCGGGCCTTATTATGGGCATCCCTAACCTCGAAGAAATCTTCAATGAGAAGTACTATCGCAATTTGAATGGAGGCATTTTGGAGGCATTTGGTAAAATCTTCTCCAAAGACATCAAGATATACGTGTATCCATTCAAACCTACTTCCAAATCCAAACTCACTACCAGCAAGAACCTAAAAGTTCACCCTCGCTTCCGCCCTATTTTCGACTATCTCATCTACAACGGTAGAATTGTAGATATCGAAGACTTTGACGAGTCTATCCTCCATGTTTTTTCAAGAGAAGTTCTCTCGAAAATCAAAAACGGAGAATCGGGTTGGGAAGAGAGTTTACCTGCTTATGTAGACAACATCATCAAAGAGAAAGGATTGTTCGGTTGCGAAGTAGTGAAGGAAAAAGCGAATAACTAG